In a genomic window of Gigantopelta aegis isolate Gae_Host chromosome 9, Gae_host_genome, whole genome shotgun sequence:
- the LOC121381984 gene encoding phosphonopyruvate decarboxylase-like, translated as MNSKFVFTIQRLLSSTPRFEACIYACHGGFQTRGMSTNSQQLNPMEVHQAVSDLPNTRKQIDPEAFKNAVIRSGINFFCGVPDSLLKHFCAVVSQTVSPDNHIITVNEGSAVAMATGYHLSTGKSAMVFLQNSGLGNIVNPMMSLASSAVYSIPMLLLIGWRGQTGVKDEPQHMAQGQITPQMLELMNIPCEVLPQDLEQAEAVLDRAATYMAEKKSAYSILVQAETFSSYTLKKEKNLQFPMMREEALKVIVDRLESDDIIVSSTGMLSRELFEYRAKKGSGHARDFLTVGSMGYASSIAFSIAKQKPDRKVFCLDGDGAALMHMGAMATIGQSHQTNFKHIVFNNGAHDSVGGQPTLSGPNNTFSFRNIAQACGYKQAWITTTEHELAECMDQLASAEGPVLLQVDIRLGHRTDLGRPTRTPVENKNDFMQFLQNARN; from the exons aTGAATTCCAAATTTGTTTTCACCATTCAGAGACTTTTGTCTTCTACGCCAAGGTTTGAAGCCTGCATT TACGCCTGTCATGGTGGTTTTCAGACGAGAGGGATGTCGACGAATTCTCAACAGCTGAATCCCATGGAGGTACATCAAGCTGTGAGCGATCTGCCGAACACGAGAAAACAAATTGACCCAGAAGCCTTTAAAAACGCTGTCATCAGATCGGGAATAAACTTCTTCTGTGGTGTCCCTGATTCTTTGTTAAAAC ATTTCTGCGCTGTTGTAAGTCAAACCGTTAGTCCTGATAATCACATCATTACTGTTAATGAAGGCTCAGCGGTTGCCATGGCCACAGGATACCATCTTTCAACAGGGAAGTCTGCCATGGTCTTTCTGCAG AACTCTGGCCTTGGCAACATTGTGAACCCGATGATGTCACTGGCGTCTTCCGCGGTTTACAGCATCCCGATGTTGTTGCTGATTGGCTGGCGAGGGCAGACTGGTGTCAAAGACGAACCTCAGCACATGGCTCAGGGGCAGATAACTCCTCAAATGCTAG aattgaTGAACATTCCTTGTGAAGTGTTACCTCAAGATCTGGAGCAAGCTGAAGCT GTCTTGGACCGAGCTGCAACATACATGGCTGAAAAGAAAAGTGCTTACAGTATTTTGGTGCAGGCTGAGACATTTAGTTCTTACACGTTGAAGAAAGAGAAAAATTTACA ATTTCCGATGATGCGAGAAGAAGCCCTCAAGGTGATTGTTGACCGACTGGAAAGTGATGATATAATCGTCAGTTCCACGGGGATGTTGTCACGTGAACTCTTTGAATACAG AGCGAAGAAAGGTAGTGGACATGCCAGGGACTTCCTCACGGTTGGATCTATGGGGTACGCTTCGTCCATCGCCTTCAGTATCGCCAAGCAGAAACCCGACAGAAAG GTATTTTGTCTGGATGGAGATGGTGCCGCTCTTATGCATATGGGTGCCATGGCAACGATTGGCCAGAGCCATCAGACAAATTTTAAGCATATAGTGTTCAACAACGGCGCGCACGATTCGGTGGGGGGTCAGCCTACACTGTCAGGACCGAACAACACGTTCTCCTTCAGGAACATTGCTCAGGCGTGTGGATACAAACAG GCATGGATAACTACCACAGAACATGAACTAGCTGAGTGCATGGACCAGCTGGCCAGTGCGGAGGGGCCGGTCTTGCTACAAGTGGACATCCGTCTCGGCCACCGGACAGATCTAGGCCGGCCAACCAGGACGCCAGTTGAGAACAAAAACGACTTCATGCAGTTTTTACAAAACGCGCGTAATTAG
- the LOC121382273 gene encoding uncharacterized protein LOC121382273: MATQKSPIAKSPTGKQTDAKASKGAKVKTGAKITDETDEVQKARADALKLADDLTPDESFLAVSPEEHESWEKMMETRKNEIAQRQEEFEKWLDNMTKRRMFAYSKLKKIEKISRERTQYYEEMRKHLHKAMSSHTVTSKS; this comes from the coding sequence ATGGCAACTCAGAAATCGCCCATCGCCAAATCGCCCACCGGCAAACAGACCGACGCCAAGGCATCAAAAGGAGCAAAAGTCAAAACTGGCGCGAAAATTACAGACGAGACAGACGAGGTTCAAAAGGCAAGGGCTGACGCCTTAAAATTGGCAGACGATTTGACGCCAGACGAATCATTCTTGGCAGTATCACCAGAAGAACATGAATCATGGGAAAAAATGATGGAAACAAGAAAAAATGAAATTGCTCAACGACAGGAAGAATTTGAAAAATGGCTGGACAATATGACAAAAAGAAGAATGTTCGCGTATTCCAAACtgaaaaagatagaaaaaatcTCCAGAGAAAGGACGCAGTACTACGAAGAGATGAGGAAACACTTGCATAAAGCAATGTCTAGTCATACGGTGACGTCTAAAAGCTAA